One part of the Glycine max cultivar Williams 82 chromosome 14, Glycine_max_v4.0, whole genome shotgun sequence genome encodes these proteins:
- the LOC106795829 gene encoding uncharacterized protein — translation MTPCYCHLLHHHSLSPSFLLLTVPLLISHSLTFYVATRQRPTSPSFLSLWHCAATTLLDSLNSSATLSKLQEDFDLVVAVAKATLSRNKGTNWVFASGSVLACYIHTIAAKGPLIPILFYFCSFLFPFSLFPLFSLPHRSPRKKLELAKLKVIDCGKPVDEAAWDIVTSHIPKLLTKPQASSLKPQAMGHEHSNFWDTYSVADAGNYNTWQSITDFVDLKGTRSCVEETNINLVSSDTSMSFLYAEKPHQSGIGSILIDSILQMMGFGMSSSTSPNWSQSLLNFIIISSISLSFVNFFLCIGSNFDSVLQKETNVVGGGSSNDSQIQKDWSPNNFSSSGGGVQVSTIDAFKPMNQEFSLDQQSLNSVVTSTNGSLSSGNFLVFSTSYGCLSTLIQILYEHQPQPQNSLFTNPSMSYGTCSNELSPTWSKVSSLLKPSMPKQQLSGLRFSNNTTYLWNSSTEALNDLRASVFASSQAQYQTPKFEEKPNCLRTPLKKLKREESLDAMKKNSPEPAAFKTLGDE, via the exons ATGACGCCGTGCTACTGCCACCTTCTACACCACCACTCGTTGTCTCCTTCCTTCCTCCTGCTCACAGTCCCTCTCTTGATCTCTCACAGCCTCACCTTCTATGTTGCCACTCGCCAACGACCaacatctccttccttcctctcGTTGTGGCATTGTGCTGCCACCACCTTGTTAGACTCACTCAATTCTTCTGCAACATTGTCCAAGCTGCAA GAAGACTTCGACCTCGTCGTCGCTGTCGCCAAAGCTACCCTCTCCCGCAACAAGGGCACCAATTGGGTCTTCGCTTCTGGCTCCGTTCTGGCTTGCTACATCCACACCATCGCTGCCAAGGGTCCTCTTATTccaattttattctatttttgctcttttctttttccattttcctTATTTCCATTATTCTCCCTCCCTCACAGATCACCAAGAAAAAAGCTTGAACTAGCAAAACTCAAAGTTATTGACTGTGGAAAACCAGTTGATGAAGCCGCCTGGGACATCGTAACCTCTCACATCCCTAAATTGCTCACCAAGCCTCAAGCCTCAAGCCTCAAGCCTCAAGCCATGGGTCATGAGCACTCCAACTTTTGGGATACATACTCAG TAGCTGATGCAGGAAACTACAACACTTGGCAAAGTATTACTGATTTCGTGGATTTGAAGGGAACAAGGTCTTGTGTTGAGGAGACTAATATTAACTTGGTTTCTTCTGATACTTCTATGAGTTTTCTTTATGCCGAGAAGCCACACCAGAGTGGAATTGGCAGCATCTTGATCGATTCCATCTTACAAATGATGGGTTTTGGCATGTCATCTTCAACTTCACCGAATTGGAGTCAATCTTTATT GAACTTCATTATCATATCAAGCATATCCTTATCTTTTGTGAACTTCTTTCTCTGCATAGGGAGCAATTTTGATTCTGTGCTTCAAAAAGAAACAAACGTAGTTGGTGGTGGTTCTTCCAATGATTCACAAATTCAAAAGGATTGGAGTCCAAACAATTTCTCATCTAGTGGTGGTGGCGTGCAAGTTTCCACCATTGATGCTTTCAAGCCAATGAACCAAGAATTTTCCTTGGATCAGCAGAGTCTAAATTCTGTTGTTACAAGCACAAATGGATCATTATCTAGTGGTAATTTCCTAGTTTTTTCAACCTCCTATGGTTGCCTTTCAACATTGATACAAATATTATATGAGCATCAACCACAACCGCAGAACTCACTTTTCACCAACCCCTCCATGTCCTATGGGACATGTTCCAATGAATTGTCACCAACTTGGTCCAAAGTCTCTTCCCTTCTCAAACCCTCAATGCCAAAGCAACAACTTAGTGGATTGCGCTTTTCCAACAACACTACTTATTTATGGAATTCTTCAACCGAAGCGCTTAATGACCTAAGAGCAAGTGTTTTTGCTTCATCACAAGCGCAATATCAAACTCCAAAATTTGAAGAGAAACCCAATTGCCTCCGTACTCCATTAAAGaag CTCAAGAGAGAAGAATCACTAGACGCAATGAAGAAAAATTCTCCTGAGCCTGCTGCATTCAAGACACTTGGTGATGAGTAA